A window of Halobellus sp. LT62 contains these coding sequences:
- a CDS encoding alpha/beta fold hydrolase: protein MESVTSADGTAIAYSRGGGGPALILVHGTGVDHHVWDDVVPTLSESFEVYAIDRRGRGESGDTEEYSIEHEFDDIAALAASIDGPVNVVAHSYGAICAVGAAQRVSELRRLVLYEPPLWRGDGSPSPPPEQRRMRELVDRGDYQGVLETYWVDMRGEPDRFQRLKSRSDYDRRVDVAHTFPREMSGRREFRPTPETYPAVEVPTLLLTGSETHDSIKRSVAATAALFPDGETVEIDGCGHAAMNTAPERFVSEVVDFLVDG from the coding sequence ATGGAATCTGTGACGTCTGCCGACGGTACAGCCATCGCGTATTCGCGCGGCGGTGGCGGGCCCGCGTTGATACTCGTCCACGGGACCGGGGTCGATCACCACGTTTGGGACGACGTCGTTCCCACGCTCTCGGAGTCCTTCGAGGTCTATGCGATCGACCGTAGGGGAAGGGGCGAAAGCGGAGACACAGAGGAGTACTCCATCGAACACGAGTTCGACGACATCGCGGCGCTCGCCGCGTCGATCGACGGTCCGGTGAACGTGGTCGCTCACTCGTACGGAGCGATCTGTGCGGTCGGGGCCGCACAGCGCGTGTCCGAGCTACGCCGACTCGTCCTGTATGAGCCTCCGCTCTGGCGGGGCGACGGGTCGCCGTCGCCGCCTCCGGAACAGCGCCGGATGCGGGAGCTGGTCGACCGAGGCGATTATCAGGGGGTCCTCGAAACGTACTGGGTCGATATGCGCGGCGAGCCCGACCGATTCCAACGACTCAAGTCGCGCTCGGACTATGACCGACGGGTTGACGTCGCCCACACCTTTCCCCGAGAGATGTCCGGCCGGCGAGAGTTCCGTCCTACCCCGGAGACGTATCCGGCCGTTGAGGTCCCGACCCTCCTCCTCACTGGCTCCGAAACCCACGACTCGATCAAGCGATCTGTTGCCGCGACCGCGGCGCTCTTTCCGGACGGCGAAACGGTGGAAATCGACGGATGCGGTCACGCGGCGATGAATACCGCACCCGAGAGATTCGTCTCGGAAGTCGTCGATTTTCTCGTCGACGGCTGA
- a CDS encoding thiolase family protein, with amino-acid sequence MRDAVIVDAVRTPFGERGGSFRDLHPQDLAARPLTGLQERNGFDPAVVDDVIYGCVTPVDEQGMNIGRLAPLVAGWGDSVPGVQLNRFCGSGQQSVNFAAGMVMSGQQDVVVAGGVEHMSRVRMGSDGSDEDLTDTYFEHVEEKVTQGEAAERIAETWDFTREEMDELAVDSHRRWKEAQDDGRYDDQIVPVEAELDGETVVVDEDEHPRPGSTVENLADIPLAFREEENGVHHAGNSSGIVDGASAVLIASEEIAAAHGWEPMARIVETQAVGSDPVLMLTGPIPATEQLLDTVGMDVDDVDLFEVNEAFASVAAAWMEETGAPWEKTNVNGGAIAHGHPLGGTGSALVGKLAHELQRTGTDYALSTMCIGFGQGIATLLERV; translated from the coding sequence ATGAGAGACGCTGTTATCGTCGATGCCGTCCGTACCCCGTTCGGTGAGCGCGGAGGCTCGTTCCGTGATCTGCATCCCCAAGACTTGGCTGCTCGACCGTTGACGGGATTGCAAGAACGGAACGGCTTCGACCCCGCGGTTGTCGACGACGTGATCTACGGCTGCGTCACGCCGGTCGACGAACAGGGGATGAACATCGGCCGGCTCGCGCCGCTCGTCGCCGGCTGGGGCGACAGTGTGCCCGGCGTTCAACTGAATCGCTTCTGCGGCTCCGGCCAGCAGTCCGTGAACTTCGCCGCCGGGATGGTGATGTCCGGGCAGCAGGACGTTGTGGTCGCCGGCGGAGTCGAACATATGAGCCGGGTGCGGATGGGATCAGACGGGTCCGACGAGGACCTCACCGACACCTACTTCGAGCACGTCGAAGAGAAGGTCACTCAGGGCGAGGCGGCAGAACGTATCGCCGAAACGTGGGACTTCACTCGCGAGGAGATGGACGAGTTGGCCGTCGATTCTCACCGCCGCTGGAAAGAGGCACAGGACGACGGACGGTACGACGATCAGATCGTCCCGGTCGAGGCCGAACTGGACGGTGAGACCGTCGTGGTCGACGAGGACGAACACCCTCGCCCCGGCAGCACCGTCGAGAACCTTGCCGACATCCCGCTGGCGTTTCGCGAGGAAGAAAACGGCGTCCACCACGCGGGCAATTCCTCGGGCATCGTCGACGGCGCGTCGGCGGTCTTGATCGCCAGCGAGGAGATCGCGGCGGCGCACGGTTGGGAACCGATGGCACGGATCGTCGAGACGCAAGCCGTCGGCAGCGACCCCGTATTGATGCTCACCGGGCCGATTCCAGCGACCGAGCAACTCCTCGACACCGTCGGGATGGACGTCGACGACGTCGACCTGTTCGAGGTCAACGAGGCCTTCGCGTCCGTCGCCGCCGCGTGGATGGAAGAGACGGGGGCTCCGTGGGAGAAGACGAACGTCAACGGGGGTGCAATCGCTCACGGCCACCCGCTCGGGGGGACCGGCAGCGCGCTCGTCGGAAAGCTCGCGCACGAGCTCCAGCGGACCGGAACCGACTACGCGCTCTCGACGATGTGCATCGGGTTCGGTCAGGGTATCGCGACGCTCTTAGAGCGGGTCTGA